A stretch of the Schistocerca serialis cubense isolate TAMUIC-IGC-003099 chromosome 2, iqSchSeri2.2, whole genome shotgun sequence genome encodes the following:
- the LOC126456477 gene encoding mitochondrial pyruvate carrier 1, protein MVLVCLRVLSIILSQTIQTYGMYNSWAVCLPGAALSGVKPFKASISLTLYSCMFMRFAWRVQPRNMLLFACHFTNTTAQLVQGTRFVNYHYLSGPKPAAEKK, encoded by the exons ATGGTACTG GTCTGTTTGAGGGTCTTATCTATCATTCTATCTCAGACCATTCAGACGTACGGTATGTACAATAGCTGGGCAGTGTGCCTGCCAGGGGCAGCTCTGTCTGGTGTGAAGCCTTTTAAAGCTAGTATAT CACTTACGTTGTATTCATGTATGTTCATGCGATTTGCATGGCGTGTTCAGCCTAGGAACATGTTACTGTTTGCCTGTCACTTTACCAACACAACTGCACAACTGGTGCAGGGTACACGATTTGTTAATTACCACTATCTCTCAGGTCCAAAGCCTGCTGCTGAGAAGAAATAG